The Lactuca sativa cultivar Salinas chromosome 2, Lsat_Salinas_v11, whole genome shotgun sequence genome includes a window with the following:
- the LOC111898594 gene encoding protochlorophyllide-dependent translocon component 52, chloroplastic isoform X1, with protein MEALRAPSPVSPPSRIRTQLPKPIFSLSFTHKTPNSPLPNLTQFTKPKFKTFTTISPSVSTEPTSPPEEETETLEQDEKFDWFSQWYALMPVCDLDKRAPHGKKVLGLDVVIWWDKNDNEWKVFDDSCPHRLAPLSEGRIDQWGRLQCVYHGWCFGGSGDCKFIPQAPPDGPPVHTFQKACVAVYPSIVQNGIVWFWPNTDPEYKDILTKKKPPYIPQLDDPSFTFQMFNRDIPYGYSSFNLSNCLLFNKKRIHSSIKRLTFHIFRYEILIENLMDPAHVPYAHYGIMRMPQPSVKQDREGGRPLEINVNKIDKNGFTANQQNSQWQFVPPCLFYGSATIGGNPDDVSATSAGNTKGQLSQKPPRQLLLIFICMPVSPGNSRIIFISPRNFGVWIDKIVARWMYHIGQNLIIDSDLYLLHVEEKKVMEAGSSNWNKICFVPTKADANVVAFRKWLNKYSDGKIDWGNKFNGSLPPTPAREQLMDRYWSHVVNCTSCNSAYKGLNALEVSLQVFSLASIAIVAAAKQGMISVAARNTLVVLAILCFVGSKWLSHFIHKNFHYHDYNHAFR; from the exons ATTTTCAGTCTTTCATTTACTCACAAAACCCCCAATTCACCCTTACCCAATCTAACCCAATTTACAAAACCCAAATTCAAAACCTTCACTACCATTTCTCCATCTGTTTCAACCGAACCCACATCCCCACCTGAAGAAGAAACCGAAACCCTTGAACAAGATGAAAAATTCGACTGGTTTTCTCAGTGGTACGCGCTCATGCCTGTGTGTGATCTGGACAAGAGGGCGCCCCATGGGAAGAAGGTGCTAGGTCTCGATGTTGTTATCTGGTGGGATAAGAACGATAACGAATGGAAGGTGTTCGACGATAGTTGTCCACACAGATTGGCTCCACTTTCCGAAGGAAGGATCGATCAATGGGGAAGGCTGCAGTGCGTCTACCATGGCTGGTGCTTCGGCGGCTCCGGCGACTGCAAATTTATCCCTCAAGCTCCCCCTGATGGTCCTCCG GTTCATACGTTCCAGAAAGCATGTGTAGCTGTTTACCCAAGCATTGTTCAAAACGGAATTGTTTGGTTTTGGCCTAACACTGATCCTGAATACAAAGATATCCTCACGAAGAAGAAACCTCCATACATTCCTCAACTCGACGACCCTTCATTTACATTCCAAATGTTTAACAGAGACATACCATATGGGTATTCATCATTCAATCTTTCAAATTGTCTCCTATTTAACAAAAAACGAATCCATTCATCGATCAAGAGACTGACATTTCACATTTTCAGGTACGAAATCTTGATTGAAAACCTCATGGATCCCGCTCATGTTCCATACGCACATTATGGCATAATGAGGATGCCACAACCCAG TGTTAAGCAAGATCGGGAAGGGGGAAGACCTCTTGAAATAAACGTAAACAAAATAGACAAAAATGGTTTCACTGCAAACCAACAAAATAGTCAATGGCAATTCGTTCCTCCTTGTTTGTTTTATGGAAGTGCAACAATCGGGGGAAATCCAGATGACGTGTCTGCCACCTCAGCAGGAAACACAAAG GGGCAATTAAGTCAAAAGCCACCTCGACAATTGCTTTTGATCTTTATATGTATGCCAGTGAGTCCTGGAAATAGCAGAATTATCTTTATTTCGCCTAGAAACTTTGGTGTTTGGATTGATAAAATTGTCGCAAGATGGATGTATCATATTGGGcagaatttgattattgattCTGATTTGTATCTTCTTCATGTTGAg GAAAAGAAAGTGATGGAAGCTGGATCTTCTAATTGgaataaaatatgttttgttcCAACAAAAGCAGATGCAAATGTGGTTGCATTTAGAAAATGGCTAAATAAGTATTCAGATGGAAAAATCGATTGGGGAAACAAATTTAATGGATCTCTGCCACCAACTCCCGCTAGAGAACAACTCATGGACag GTATTGGAGCCATGTGGTGAATTGCACGAGTTGCAATTCGGCATACAAAGGTCTTAATGCACTTGAGGTGTCACTTCAAGTGTTTTCACTTGCTTCAATTGCTATTGTGGCTGCAGCCAAACAAGGGATGATATCGGTTGCAGCAAGGAATACACTTGTTGTTCTTGCtattttgtgctttgtgggatcaAAATGGTTGTCTCATTTTATCCACAAAAACTTTCACTACCATGATTATAATCATGCTTTTCGTTGA
- the LOC111898594 gene encoding protochlorophyllide-dependent translocon component 52, chloroplastic isoform X2: MEALRAPSPVSPPSRIRTQLPKPIFSLSFTHKTPNSPLPNLTQFTKPKFKTFTTISPSVSTEPTSPPEEETETLEQDEKFDWFSQWYALMPVCDLDKRAPHGKKVLGLDVVIWWDKNDNEWKVFDDSCPHRLAPLSEGRIDQWGRLQCVYHGWCFGGSGDCKFIPQAPPDGPPVHTFQKACVAVYPSIVQNGIVWFWPNTDPEYKDILTKKKPPYIPQLDDPSFTFQMFNRDIPYGYEILIENLMDPAHVPYAHYGIMRMPQPSVKQDREGGRPLEINVNKIDKNGFTANQQNSQWQFVPPCLFYGSATIGGNPDDVSATSAGNTKGQLSQKPPRQLLLIFICMPVSPGNSRIIFISPRNFGVWIDKIVARWMYHIGQNLIIDSDLYLLHVEEKKVMEAGSSNWNKICFVPTKADANVVAFRKWLNKYSDGKIDWGNKFNGSLPPTPAREQLMDRYWSHVVNCTSCNSAYKGLNALEVSLQVFSLASIAIVAAAKQGMISVAARNTLVVLAILCFVGSKWLSHFIHKNFHYHDYNHAFR; this comes from the exons ATTTTCAGTCTTTCATTTACTCACAAAACCCCCAATTCACCCTTACCCAATCTAACCCAATTTACAAAACCCAAATTCAAAACCTTCACTACCATTTCTCCATCTGTTTCAACCGAACCCACATCCCCACCTGAAGAAGAAACCGAAACCCTTGAACAAGATGAAAAATTCGACTGGTTTTCTCAGTGGTACGCGCTCATGCCTGTGTGTGATCTGGACAAGAGGGCGCCCCATGGGAAGAAGGTGCTAGGTCTCGATGTTGTTATCTGGTGGGATAAGAACGATAACGAATGGAAGGTGTTCGACGATAGTTGTCCACACAGATTGGCTCCACTTTCCGAAGGAAGGATCGATCAATGGGGAAGGCTGCAGTGCGTCTACCATGGCTGGTGCTTCGGCGGCTCCGGCGACTGCAAATTTATCCCTCAAGCTCCCCCTGATGGTCCTCCG GTTCATACGTTCCAGAAAGCATGTGTAGCTGTTTACCCAAGCATTGTTCAAAACGGAATTGTTTGGTTTTGGCCTAACACTGATCCTGAATACAAAGATATCCTCACGAAGAAGAAACCTCCATACATTCCTCAACTCGACGACCCTTCATTTACATTCCAAATGTTTAACAGAGACATACCATATGG GTACGAAATCTTGATTGAAAACCTCATGGATCCCGCTCATGTTCCATACGCACATTATGGCATAATGAGGATGCCACAACCCAG TGTTAAGCAAGATCGGGAAGGGGGAAGACCTCTTGAAATAAACGTAAACAAAATAGACAAAAATGGTTTCACTGCAAACCAACAAAATAGTCAATGGCAATTCGTTCCTCCTTGTTTGTTTTATGGAAGTGCAACAATCGGGGGAAATCCAGATGACGTGTCTGCCACCTCAGCAGGAAACACAAAG GGGCAATTAAGTCAAAAGCCACCTCGACAATTGCTTTTGATCTTTATATGTATGCCAGTGAGTCCTGGAAATAGCAGAATTATCTTTATTTCGCCTAGAAACTTTGGTGTTTGGATTGATAAAATTGTCGCAAGATGGATGTATCATATTGGGcagaatttgattattgattCTGATTTGTATCTTCTTCATGTTGAg GAAAAGAAAGTGATGGAAGCTGGATCTTCTAATTGgaataaaatatgttttgttcCAACAAAAGCAGATGCAAATGTGGTTGCATTTAGAAAATGGCTAAATAAGTATTCAGATGGAAAAATCGATTGGGGAAACAAATTTAATGGATCTCTGCCACCAACTCCCGCTAGAGAACAACTCATGGACag GTATTGGAGCCATGTGGTGAATTGCACGAGTTGCAATTCGGCATACAAAGGTCTTAATGCACTTGAGGTGTCACTTCAAGTGTTTTCACTTGCTTCAATTGCTATTGTGGCTGCAGCCAAACAAGGGATGATATCGGTTGCAGCAAGGAATACACTTGTTGTTCTTGCtattttgtgctttgtgggatcaAAATGGTTGTCTCATTTTATCCACAAAAACTTTCACTACCATGATTATAATCATGCTTTTCGTTGA